Within the Fusarium keratoplasticum isolate Fu6.1 chromosome 1, whole genome shotgun sequence genome, the region ATTGTTTCCCTGGTCAAGTTTGATTGAAAGTATTATCAGAGAAACATTTAAAGAACAATCAAGCATAAACAGATTTTATTAAGCACCACGTCACTAAGATAATAAAGCGGAAAATATTTTTACCATTATGATATTTAAAGAGATTTTTAAGTCGCCCAGTGAATGAAAAAATTCAGAAACATCACAGCGGACAATGCAGCCAAAACAGTCCCATGTATTTTTGGTCCCACAGGGAAGCCACTTTTTCGCGCTTGACAGCACAGACTCAGGGGAGGCCCCCGCCACCTCTTCTCGTCTGACTGGTCAGGACAGACGCCGTGCATAAGCGCAAGCAGGTACAAGCGACGTGCATGCGGCTCCACTTACCTGACACATCCGCAGCCAACATGGCGCATCCCTTTTCACTCAACCTCTTTCCATCTCCCCTCCACTACACCACGCTCGAGGCTCAACTtgcatctccaacaacagcctccctccctctcctcccatACCGACGCCTCAGGGAGGAGCATGCGCGGGCTACACATTCTCGTGTGTGGGTCCTCCGGCTGCCGCAACTCTTGCTAGATGCCCCAATGGTCCGATTCTCCCTCTTCCGCCTGCCCACCAAGCTCCGGCGAAGGGTCAGGCGCAACCGCATGGCGACTctcatcgccctcgtcgtcctcgtagGCCTCCTGGTCTTTCCCTTCTACTCGGCATACTGCATCTACAAGCCTCCGCGTTTCCTCATCGGCTGGCTACGCAGGAAATATCCCGACGTTCTCTTCGAGGAGACGACCGACCAAAAGATCATTGCCCTGTCCATCGATGATGCGCCCTCCGCACACACGGACGAGATTATGCAGGTTCTGCAGGAGAACAATGCACACGCCACCTTCTTTGTCATAGGCTCCCAGGTCGAGGGTCGCAAGGATAAACTGGTCAAGCTGGTCAAGAATGGCCACGAGCTGGGCAACCATGCCATGCACGATGAGCCCTCGAGGTCACTCAGCAATGAGCAGCTGCTGAAGGAGGTTcacatggtcaaggagatgctgACAGAGGCGTACGCGGCCAATGGAAAGATCCTCGACAACAACTACTTCCGTCCAGGCTCGGGCCTATTCAACTGGCGAATGCGTGATGTGCTGGGAAACCAGGGCTTTCGCATAACGCTGGGGAGTGTTTATCCACACGACCCTCAGATTCCTTACCCAGacaccaacgccaaacaCATCTTGAGCATGGCTCATCCAGGTGCTATCATCATCTGCCACGATCGAAGGTCGTGGACACTGCCCATGCTGCGTATCGTTCTTCCCGAGCTTAAGCGGCAGGGATACAAGATTGTCACCATCACTGAGCTCGTGAAATCTGTGTCGTCACAGACCCTAAGACAGTGAGATATTATCTGCTGAGAGGCGTATCTGACCTTGAATAAAACATAATGGTGTGGAGATTTGGTATATAGAAGGCTGTACAGAAGATTGCGGCGATATGCATGGAACACCCGGAGTTGTTAATGGAGGAGGCAGCATTTCATGGGTTTTGTTTGTATATGGACAATGGGATTATGGCGTACTCAAAGAATAATCTCTAATGACCCATCTTGTTGGACGAGTTTAGCAATCTTGTATCTGGGGGATGTCAGCCTAGAGTTTGTTAGCACACCTATTTCAAGATTGGATGAGGAACACAGACGTAAATTCCAATGTGCCTGTGACAGTTGCACGGCACCCATCAATATACCTCCTGACTAGACCTGCCAAGTCTTCATCAGGTCCTGCCATCTGAAGTAGTCTTTCTGCTGCCTCATCAAACTCCTTCActgccgtcttcatccttTGCTCCAGTTGTGCCACAATCTCGTCCAGGCTTACCCCCGGCTCAACGAGCGCCGAAACAGCGTTGATGACACAGTCGGTTCGCAGTTCCTTCTTGAGAGATAGCATATCGTtcaagaggctgaggaggatgcaTGCCTGTAGCCGCATCCGGCCGATCTCGGGCGCCGAGGTCAGAGCTGCCGGCAATGGCTCATCTGTGGCATATGGAACGAGACTGCAGAGCATTGTGCCACCGATGGTGGCTAACCGCAGATCCATATAGGAATTGAAATCGGGGATTCGACGTTCCAAGCGAAGCTTTTGCTCAGCTGCACACGCGGTGACGAAGGCCCGGATCTCGTAGTGTAAGCGGCAACGTTGGTCGACCGGTGCTGTCTCGCAGAAGCGCGACCCAAACTCTTGAAACACGCGGTTGATGGGATCGTCCTCATACGCTGGCTCTTCAACATGCGTATTCGTCCCATCAATTTCCAAAGCCCTCCGAATCATGTCAAGCGTCTGACATCTCCATCGTTCAGCCCGAGCAAAGTCGGCAGCCAGGTCCCCCTCGTTGGCATCCACGGCGTCATCCCAGCAAACCAGCCAAGCCGTGTACAGCGCCAAAGTCTCGAGCTGTGTCTTGCGAGCCTGGGGGTACCAGAAAGCTGTCAGACGGGCGATGCCGTCCCGCTTCCGGCTGGCGACGAGCGGATACGTCACTGCCATGTGGTCGATGGCGCTGTCGACAATGGGCGTAATGTGCGCGTGGTGGCGGTTGAGATGGGCACGCGGCCATGAGCGGAGGACGGCTCTGAGGTCTGGTATTCTGAGGGTCTGGCCGCGGAGGGCGGCCACTATGGCTGCTTGGCTGAGGCGGCTTGCCTTCATTGTGAGAGCTGCAAGCTGGCTTGTCGAGGTGGTTTGGAGAAGGGAAATGGGTCGTGTTCCAGCCCTATGTGTAAGATGACCAAGATCACGGATCACACCAAGACAGGGGATGAATTGAAGATAGTGTTGAAGTCAATATTCTGCGCCATTGGATTACAATCGCCTCTATTCAAGAGAACGGTTAATCCCGTAAACTCTCATCAGGCTCTTGATGACAATTGCGCCTCGTTCTCGAAGGAGACGAGAACAACATCCATCATTCCTCAACAGCACCACCCGGGTTGTCGGGACCCATTCCTCTGTTCAAGCCCCTAGTCTCAAATAAACTCGTTTCGAATTTTCCAtggtaaaaaaaaagtctAAACGGAAAAAGGAGGCGTCTTCTTTTTCGAAGAATCCAAACGCCATGGCTGACAAAAAATCCACAAGTTAAATTCCAGTCCATGTCCCTTTTTTTTCGACAACggggtgacgacgacgacggctAGTTGAAACCGCTTAATAGCACCAGCCTCATATTGGTTTAATTTGAGTGCCGGTTTCTAGTAAACGAGACGTGTTTCCGATCCTGCAGTGTTCCTTGCGGGATGACAAGGGGGGGTAAGGGAGGGCGGACGAAGGATCTATTTGCAGATGCACCGCATAACATCTCCTGAGTGATAGGCCGTTTCAAGGTGTTTCATGGCACAAATGCATGCAGGTTAGCACAGTAATCAATGAATGGATCATGAGCAGTCCTGCACAATTCGGGAATCGGCAACGAGAGAAAGTAAAGTCAAGTGAAATGAAATGAAATTCTGCCGTGTATGGCGTGAGAGAGAGAGCGGTACTGTATCCACATCATAAGATACACAATCATGAACAAGTCGGTCGATCAAAAAAATCGatcaaaaaagaaaaaaggtaTTCCCATTCCCATTCCCGTTTCAACGCCCATCGCCGACTCCAGCCAGGGAATAGTGCCTAGCCAGGCGTCGGTCACAATCAATGGTATTCCATCCATCGTTCCCAatccttcccttcccttcctttcctttcctccAAAAGCCAACACATCAAAGGTAGACCAGACATAAAAAAAGGAAATTTTTCAAGGGAGAGAATAAATGTCGCTGTATACAGCGCCCGAGTTATGTACCTtgctcatccatccaccgTCGTCCTGCCCAGGACTTTTTGTTGTTGCGCCCCGCACCCTCTTCGTGGTCGTAAGATGTCTATCAAATATGTACAGCCGAATAGAGAAACCGGCATGCCGGTGGTGAATCATGGGTTGTCTAGATCCATAGGGGTGTTGTTGGCTTGGCGTGTGACACCTCTGGGAAGAAGCTGGACAGGAGACTTTGGACATCGCCCAGGTAGTCTTCGGCGGTGAATTTGTGGAGGCCATTGGACTTGATGTATTTCAagtcctcctcgtcgtccttggtGTTTGATGTCTTGGCGCTGTActcctcggcgagctcaGTCACCTGTGCTAACTCTTGACCGAACGGGTGTGAGTCCTTAAGGGGAGTTCGCTGCTGGAAGGAAGGCGGAGGAGCAGGGGCAGCCACTGGTGCGGGCGCAGGCTTTGCTGCAGGTTTCTGGGTCTGGCCGGCAGAGGCGTaagaggctgatgaggctcgggtcgaggtggaggatgatCGTGAGAAGGTGAAGCTGGCCTTTGTCGACACGGAGTGCTCAGAATCCTTGGACATGCGCGAGACGGATCGTTGACGGGCAATGGCCTCGTATGAGTTCTGCTTGGTGTGAGAGGGCGATCGCTTGGGGATGGCGGGAGCTTCAGCGATCTTGGGCAGCGTCACGACGGGCTTGTTGTCTGAGACCATGAAGTAGGTTGACAGGTGGTTCGGCTCGGGGCCAGAGCAATCCTCCACGGGTGAGACATCGGGGCTTGTCGGCGGTGTCGATTCGGCAGTCGAGGGCGCCTCAGAGTTGGAGTCTTCAGATCGGAGAGAAGACTTGCTGCGGAGGGCTTGCGGGATGTCGGGGGCGTTGTAGGAGAGCATGTTGGTGGTGTGAATGAGCTGGATGGGGCCAGAGATCTTGTGGCGCAGAATCGGGAGGTGGTGTCGGTCGCGGGCCGAGTTGCTGCGCTGAGGCGACTTGGTCATGTCGGCAAGATCATGATGCCCGCTGAGCTTGTTCTTGCGGGTGGTGAAGGCGCGAGAGAGCGACATTTTGAAAATTTTCTACTATTATTCCTTGAGTTGTCTGTTGCGAAATTTGGCGGTTTGGCGGGCTATATGCAACTTGGAAATGCTGGTGGTGAGGCGAGTTGCATCCAATGGTGAATTAATTTCGAGGCGTCTTGTGATGGAGGGATGCTCGAGCGTCGTTGCACTGACTCAAGACAACAGGGACAGGCTACAATTTTGCAGTAAATCTTTGCCAGCAGGTGCCAGTTGAGTGAGGTTTGCGAATGAGTCGTGCGAGGGTGTATTTGGTTTGGTTTGTTGGATATGTAGTGAGACAAGGAGTCCAGTCCTTGAGCGTAAGAGTTCCAACTTCTAGAGCAGGATTGCGACGTCTAGTTGCGGGTTTCCGAAAAGGGAGAGTGGTTTAGCTTCGACACTGTCTTTGCAGTGATAACAGCTGGTTTGCACTGGTTGTAAATGAACGTTCAACGTCGAAACGGTGTGTATCGGTCGGTATCCGGGAGGTTCGATCGATCCTGCGACGGGGATATACCGAGCACTGAAAAAAGGTGGGCGAAGCAGTCGTCCAATGGGAGTGATAATGAGAGAATGATATAAATCAAGCGCACTGAGAGGCGGACACGACCGGAGAGAGTGGCGATCGTGAATCGGCGGACGCTTTCAAAAGAATCGAAGATACAAACGAGGCCTTTCGACGCAGCAAGGAGAGGCGATGCGTTTGGAGGATggaagggagagaaaaagagaggaTCGAGGAGTGTGGACGCGGGGACGGGGGGACGAAACAAAAGATATGGATCCTTTGCACCATTTCCTTTTTCAGTGTCGACGGAGGTGACTGCTCAGTGCTCAGTCGACTCAAGGCTTGACTCTCTCCCAACTTGCAACGGCCAGGCCGCCCCTTGGAGGCTTTTATCCAAGGGACCCCTGTCCCTGTCCCCTGCCCGCATGCGAGCCCTCGTTGGCCGAAGGGCTTCCCACCCATGCCGACGCCCCTGGCTAAGGCTCCGAGAAAGCAACACATCCTGGCTCCGCGCCAACGTGGGTTTTCCAAGGCGAGTGGAACAGATGCAGGCCTCTGTCCAATGGCATGTTATCTCTCGTACCCTCCCTGGTCTTCGCTCCACTGAAGTGGCTTTCCGCCGGctcctctttctcctcctcctagggcgagaaggagaaaagcCCGCGGCCGGCGCCAACAGAAAACCAGCTGATGTCTCTTCCCAGCTGTGAATGGCAAGATTGGTGGCCCGACTGGATTATTCAGTGCAGGGGCGGTATCTCTTTGTTTCTTTGTGCCACCCTCGGCAATGCGTCAGCTGTAAATCGTTGCAAAACAATgcatgtgtgtgtgtgtgtgtgtgtatcTAGAATCTATTGCCGTGGTAGACGCGCTTCGACTTACAGATTCAAAGACGAAAGCACAAGAACATGCACTACACCATGCGGCCCATCGCGGTCCCACCGCGTCTTTTTCGTCCTTCTTTCcaattttcttatttttgCCTCCCTCGTTGGGCTTTGCTTTGTCCCCCCTCTCGCCATTTTGGGTCCGGTCCGTCCTCCCTAGGTTGGCTTTGTTCTGGGTTGTGCTGTGCAGATTAGATGCGGCCTTTTGTTCaaccctcccctccatcaacaacagtcACGTTTTTTCGATGTTGGGGACGCGACTCCCCCACCAGGAACCCTACTCTCCCATTCACCGTTCAATACAACCCTCCAGCATCACGCACCAACTCTTGCACACAATCCATCCACCACTCACTGACTTGCACCGACCCGCGCGCTACGCCAACCCAACCAGTCGCCAACGTTGGAGCGGGCCTGAAGAAGAAACAAGAGTCCATCTACCGAGTCACATTCGTTGGCCCAAAATCACCAGGGATGGATGCAACCTGCAAGCACTCAACTGCAGTCGACGCCCAACTCTCTTTGACAGCTTGGCTCACCGGACGCAAGATGCACTGTACTGTAGGTTGACGCGGACGGGCGGTGATGAGTTGTCCTTGCTCTAGCCCAGCTGGCCAGCGCACAACCCTACGATACGCACCCGCAAACGTTTGTCTTTCCCTGGCCTGCGTCCTGATTTCTGCTTCCAGCGACCCACTAGTTGGCTTCTGGCCTGATCAAGCCCGCAACTCAATTACTGGCTAGAGATTTGAGCATGCCATCCCATCGTCTTCGGATGGGATGAACCGTCTGGGTTGTGTGTGCGGGCGCGTCTCCCGCCACGAAGCCACGCCGCGCCCCGATCATCTAGGATACCCCGTTCATTAAGGAACCTGGGTCCATTGAGGAAGCAAGACGAACCGTGACATGGCCTCGTCggagagagattgaggcGTCCCTCAGGGCCGTCACGGTACAGGGCCTCTTCAGGCCGTGGTTGGccccttctccagctgctCGTCCACGTTCTCTCCACACTCGCTCAAGGCCCAGGTTCGCCGCCATCGGGTCATGGCTGATCCCGCTCGAGAAACAGCCGTCCCTCGCTCATTGGATCCTTGTCTCGACGCCTCGAGCGCCCTTACCGTCCCTCCTGTTTCAGGCCCCTGGACACGTCCCCTTGTGCCTGCGCAAGCGGGCCTGGCTAGGCGACAGCTGGAGACCTGGGAAGCGATCCGGACGTGACGAGATGCAAGAACACGACTAAAGAGCCTGATAGACCAGTTCATCATCACTCATCACTCATTAGACCTTGACGCCAACGCCTGCGCACTACTCGATGAACAACACAAGGTCACATTACAGTTCCTCCCAAACCCCTGCTTCGCGCCCGTCTCCTTTGGGCAGGGGTGCCTTAATATGAGAGGAGACAAGAGACCATCAGCCGGAGGAGGCCCCTGCTCATCCATCTCGTGGTATTTTTGGGTTGGACGATCCTCCGCCGTCGATTAACGAACGTCAAGAAGGGCCACAGCTTCAACCGCCAAATTCAGTGAGTGTCTTGGAACCCATCATGCACCACCGTCATCCCAGCACGGCCATGCCATGCAGGTACCAGACCTTGGCACAAGCTCTCTCACTCTCATGATCTTGTGATGCAGCGCACAAGGACTCATTTGCAAGGCAAATTACACCACCTACTTTTGATAGTACAAGTGTCTGTGAGCGTACGATGCGTTGCGCCAAGTGCCACCGGCCTATTTTGTGCGCCTTTGACGCAATCGGGTCCGATCTTTAATGAGCCGACTCATCCACAAGAGCATCATGATCAATTGCTCAATCACGGCACGGAACAGTCAGTTTGGCACGGCTTCCCAGACTTGCGTACATAGGTTCACTTGATTCAGCCTTGTCCTGCAGGGGCAAATCCTATGCTATGCGCTTCGCCCCGTTGACCCAAAACGGGCTGTGATGTTTGAGGATGTTACTTTTCCGTTCCCGTTTGCCTAATCTATCTAGTCCACATTGTATTCATCCAGTCCTCCCGCTGTGAAACAGTCCTTGTACGCCGGTGTGTTTCCCCCAAGCTCGTTGTTTATGGGACCCCCCAAGAGCAAGACATGGCTTCGATATGGGCCAGAGACATTGCCCAATAGGGTCGCCATAGGGGTCGAGTGAGACATGATTCCAATCCAGATCGGGGATATCggtttcttctcttcctgaTTCACCTCTTCGGCATGGCCGGATTCTCGATTAATCCTCATCCATCgaatcatcatcctccttctcatctccctcatcgTCGCTCGAGCTGTCATCGTCCTTGTTCACACCAACTAGGCGGTCCTCAGACTTGCCGCTCTGCTCCGGCACCCGCTGAGCAAAGGCCTTGCGCACCGACGCGTTGGTGCTGGTATCCCACACGTGCATTGTGCCCTTGCTGCCGGCGACGGCGAGACGGAACGCAACCTCCGGATCGGGAGCGAACGTGGTGGAAAAGACCTTTCCGACGTCGAGGTTGCGCGAGACCACGACCGACGGCCCAGTCGGCTGGATGTTCCACAGCTTGACCGTCTTGTCGGTCGAGCCGGTGGCCATGTACCCGGGGACCACGGGGTTGATGTCGAACGACGAGACCGACTCGTCGTGGGCCTGCAGCGTCCAGACCGCCTTGGTGTGCGTCGGGTCGGACGGCGCATTTCGGATGTCGTGGTAGTGGATGACACCGTTCTCGGtcgagacgaagaagaagttggggTCGTGGGGATCCCACCGCACGTTCTCGACGTCGCTCTCGACTCCCCATCGGGGTGCCTTTGCGTCCGGCGCGCGCATGTCGGCCGCCACCACGGTACGATCGTAGCTACCGCTCAGCAAAACGGTCGCCTCGGTCGCGTGCCACGCCAGGGAGCACACCTTGTCAGTGTGGTAGGTGTACGACTTGGCGCACtttgtggtgttgagatccCACAGCTTGACCGTCTTGTCGGCCGAGGCAGAGGCCAGCAGGTTACGGTGCTGTCGGTTGGCGGCCAGCGAGAGGACCGCGTCGACGTGGAACTGGTCAttggccttcttggacttcttcttcttcttcttgagctttttctcctcctcggcgttgCCCCCCTGgccgaggatggcgttgggGTACATGCAGTCGATGGTATCAAGGTCCCAGATCTCGATATCCGGGTCCATGGTACCGACCGCCACAAAGTTGCCCGTCGCATCCTTCTCCGCGTCGGGCTTGTTAACGGGCATGTCAAACCACTCGACGCACAGCGGGATGGCGGGGAGCATGATGTCGTGGTGCACGTAGAGGTTGTCGGCGGCATCCTCGTAGACGTAGACCTCGAGGtgagccatctcatcttccACCTTGGCCGACACAATCAGGTTGTCCGTCGCCAGGATCTGGAGGTCTTCCCggtcctcttcctcgtccaaCTTGTCGGCGTCGATTGTGATGTAAGGGTCCTCCTTATTCGACTCGTAGTAGGCAAGCGATTTGATGTTGCCAAACATGCTCATGCCCTCGCCTTGGCCGGGCttatcttcttcttcgtcgtcgtcgtcataATGTTCCAGGTCATACTCCTTCAAGTCATCGTCGTTAATGTCAATCCTAGACGCCTCTGTTAGTCTGCCGTATCGTCAGTCGTCTCTCGAGCTACGTACTTTGTCTTCTCGGCCGGCttatcgtcatcatccttcatgtctgcatcctcctccttctccttggcacCATCTTTAGCAGCGCTCTCCTGCGCCTCCTCCAGGTCTTCTTGGGCGTCGTCGAGCTGGAGCTTTGCGAGCTCCGCTATCCGCTCaaactcggcctcgtcgagtgTGTACTTCTTGGGGAAGGGCGCAGCGAAGCCCCTAGGGACCCATTGCGAGGCTGTGATCATGGACGACATTGTGACTGTCGGGGTATCTTctgatggtcttgatgaagccCAGTTGCGGTGCGAAGGTGGGCGCTCCAGATAAATTTCCTCCAAAAATTTCTTGGTGGGGTTTATCGATAAGGATTTTGCAAATCCGCTTGGGCTCCTCTATGGAGGTTGAGTTACATTGGTCAAATACCTACCTACCAAGGAGCCCGGCAGTTGCTGAAATTCATTAACTACCGTCTGGATGGGCTCGCGAGCTCAGCTTATATGATAGTTACTTTACTTTAAGACTACTCGGTAATGTCGACgatcttcaacttccttgcACTGAGCATACGATTTAACGTGTGTCTTTTTCGCTGTCGTCCAGATCTCAGCGACGAAAAGTGCTATATGAGATTTTACCACCTAGCAAGAAAgaatattatttaaatacttGAATCACCTATATTGCTCAAGCATCAACTGTTATGCAAGGGTGGGCATCCCGCATCTAAGTTGTATATCCCGACTATGGCGTGGGTGTACAGGGTATTTAGATCGTATTTCCTATTTGCAATTATTTCGACCAACCGAGCTACTGATCGTCATTATACTGTACGCGCATTTGACTAGTCATAAAAATAGATAGTTAAAGATGTATAAATAAACAGATTTCTGATATCCATGTGGAAGGGAACTCAATTCATACCCTCTATGAGATGTCCCGGTGCACGTGATCTCCGCCTTATCTTATCTCACCACCTAGGCAGCTTGATTCTGGTTACGAGATTCGTCTTCTAGACTGTCCGGTCAACAACGCAAAACTTCACCACCGCTAAAATGGCAGACGATCGAGAATACGACGGATACAATCCCAATCCAAAGAGGCGCCGGCTGGATTCCGCGCGCCCACACCCACATCAAAGGTTTCAAAATGGATCGTCGCGCGGCTCAACCCCTCGAGCGCAGTCGCGGTACGCGCCTACACCTCCTCGGGAGCCTGAAGGACCAGCACCAACCGAAGAAGACTCGTTAGTACTGGATCGTGACTGGTACGGTGGTGATGAATTTGGAGGCCACACGTTTGGAGATGATACCCATAACCCCTTTGGCTCTTACGAATCAACATGGGAGACACAACGACAAGAATCAGTACAACACGAAAAGATGTCGAGCCGGTTCGACGCCCGACGGGAACAGAGACAGCGGGAAAATGATGCGTGGGAGACGAACCGAATGCTCCAGTCAGGTGTTGCGCAACGACGAGACGTGGCAGCCGAtttcgacgacgacgagacaaCCCGAGTCCATTTGCTGGTGCATGATCTGCGACCGCCATTCTTGGACGGCAGGACGATTTTCACCAAGCAGCTTGAACCAATCCCTGCGGTAAAGGACCCCCAGAGTCACATGGCTGTATTCAGTCGAAAGGGCAGCAAGGTCGTCAAGGAAGCACGGCAGCAACGagagcgacagcgacagGCCAAGGAAGCTACAAGCATGACCGGTACGACACTGGGAAACATCATGGGGGCaaaggacgaggatggcgactCTGCGTTACCGGTACCGGCTGAGGATGATATCGACCACAATGAGCGCAAGGGCAACAAGTTCAGCGAGCACATGAAGAAATCAGACGGCGCAAGTAACTTCAGCCAGAGCAAGACATTACGGGAGCAGCGGGAATACCTTCCTGCTTTTGCAGTTCGCGAGGATCTCCTCCGCGTCATCAGGGAGAACCAGGTGGTCATCTGCGTGGGTGAAACGGGTTCGGGCAAGACGACCCAGTTGACCCAGTTTCTCCACGAGGACGGATACGGAAGCACTGGCATGATCGGATGCACACAACCACGTCGAGTTGCGGCAATGAGTGTGGCGAAACGAGTGgctgaagagatggaggtgaAGCTCGGAAGTACCGTCGGTTATGCGATCCGTTTCGAAGACTGCACCAGCAAGGAGACGGTCATCAAGTACATGACAGACGGTGTCCTTCTTCGAGAGTCCCTCAATGAGCCCGACCTGGACAGATACTCGTGCGTCATCATGGACGAGGCGCACGAGCGTGCGCTGAACACGGATATCCTGATGGGTCTGTTTAAGAAGATTCTCCAACGGCGTCGCGATTTGAAGCTCATTGTCACCTCTGCCACAATGAACTCGAAGCGTTTCTCGGACTTCTTCGGTGGCGC harbors:
- a CDS encoding NodB-like proteiny domain-containing protein; this translates as MAHPFSLNLFPSPLHYTTLEAQLASPTTASLPLLPYRRLREEHARATHSRVWVLRLPQLLLDAPMVRFSLFRLPTKLRRRVRRNRMATLIALVVLVGLLVFPFYSAYCIYKPPRFLIGWLRRKYPDVLFEETTDQKIIALSIDDAPSAHTDEIMQVLQENNAHATFFVIGSQVEGRKDKLVKLVKNGHELGNHAMHDEPSRSLSNEQLLKEVHMVKEMLTEAYAANGKILDNNYFRPGSGLFNWRMRDVLGNQGFRITLGSVYPHDPQIPYPDTNAKHILSMAHPGAIIICHDRRSWTLPMLRIVLPELKRQGYKIVTITELVKSVSSQTLRQ